tTACTTCATTCTTTTTGAATCAAATACGACTAGAGTAAGAGAACGCACCCCAAATGTCATGACATGTACATGACTCGCGACATATCTGTCAAAGTGACGTTTCTccagtgatgccagattggggggaatccccccaaatttgggggtttttttaggtgatggggggaaaattggggggaacaattttttggggggattgttggaggaaaaaatctgggaacagacggcgaaatctaagtactatggtcccgtttttacccttaggttacgacttacggaaccataaaaatgatcaaggagctcgcgaagatgctgattctgtaaagattggacgctattgccgaaatagtgtacattcatcgtatccatttgtgaaattcccattcataatgaacaaaaaatttcttttataatttgttggggggatttttcttgaaatcccgaattttggggggatttcggggaacacttggggagaaaccgagttggccgtctggcaacactgcgtTTCTCAGAGACAGCAAGTTCCGAATTCCGATTCGGGCTAGGCAATCTATAAATTATTGGCATTTAGCATCTTTACTTGTATAAAATTCAATTTAGAAAAGTattgaataaaaacattatGTATTAACCCACAGATTACCTAATttggtttttaaattgtttCACCTAACTTGTCCTAACGCAATGTCGCGCTGGGCAATCGCATCTGCAGTTATCGCGTTAAGCTTATTTAACAGTGCAACCGGCCTAGGAGAGATTATTTATGCAATTAATGCTGGTGGACCGGCACACACCGACATATACGGTATTCAATATGAGAAAGATCCCTTACAAGGAAGAGTCGGCACAGCTTCTGACTATGGAAAACAATTAGTCATGATCGGAAGAGTCAACCCAAAAGacgaaatattatatcaaacggAGCGGTACCACCACAGCACATTCGGATACGATATACCAGCCAGAGAGGATGGAGACTACGTGCTGGTGCTTAAATTTAGTGAAGTTTACTTTAATGCCCCCAATATGAAAGTTTTCGATGTAGTATTGAACGGCGACCACACGATAGTTGCTGATCTAGACATATTTGATAAGGTGGGAAGAGGCGTAGCTCACGACGAATATATTCCGTACTCAATAAGAGGCGGTAAACTCTTTTACAATGATGAGGAGTCTGATATCCGTGGTGGGAAGATTAAGGTGGAATTTATCAAGGGTTACAGGGATAATCCTAAGATAAACGCTCTCTATGTTATGAGAGGTAGTATAGATGAAGTTCCCAAACTCCCACCGATTGTATGGCCTGAAACTGAAGCAGAAGAACCGAGAGAAGAGATAGAAGAGAAGAGCACAAAATCGAGACGGGCCAGCGGCCCCAAACAGCCCGACCCCTACTCGATGGATGACAGTTCTGTTCTCATCCCAGTGTTCATCACCATTGGTGCTTTTATTCCTTTATTGTTCTGTTTGTGTAAGCTATAATGTTGTATGTCTGCAATTGTGTGGTTGTTATGAACATTAAAATGCTATGTTGGTTTTTTATGATTTCATATGATTTGCACAAGTACTGCTAGTCAGATGTAGACAGTACAAATATTTAATGCTACATGATTCTATTAAATGCCTTCAAGTACCTATAAAAAtcgcatttaatattatattatgtgtcagTCTTAAATGTTGAAATCTATGTACAAATGCCCGTCCTAGACATTATATTGTGCCTAACTTATGGCCAGCCATAACATTTCCTATATAAAGGCTACACCTAattgtcaatattttgtcaattattattaattattatcatttaatatgAACTTAATAGATTTAATAGCAGTCTGTTGTAATATTGACTGCAGcaattttgtttttcttatttattattcagAGATTTTTTAATTGAAGTTACCCATAGACAtaaagtagatattattattcttaaaacaGTAGCCTCTAATTCACAGCAGTTATGCttaaccatacatttttggatggtttatttatgatatttttttgtatagtgGTGATGTAATAATTTGATgtcaaagtataaaaataaaaaaaaaataaaaaaaattatatatttacctTTCACCCTACATAAATGCATAGAAATTGTTACCTTCCTTGGGAAAATCAGGAAAACactaatttaaaataatcttatttattatagtatgtaGTAATACAGTCTTAATAATTCATAGATAGCCCATACAAAATATGTGCAACTTAATTATTGTTACTCTTGTTCTCTCTTCTTAATTTCAGTTTTTGAGATAGTTTCACTAGTTTGATTAACCTGAAACaatgataaagtattatattttaaaaagtggTTTTTGTAGGGGGTTCGCCATTCATAGCCCATAGggcaaaatgaatattttaggaaaaaaataaaaatcttccGAGTGCGAGTTTGAGttacgcacgaagggttccataccattatagaacaaaaatgggccaaaaattatgtttttgtttgggaccccttaaatattttaatcttagataaatgttttttttttttatgaaataagggggcaaacgagcaaacgggtcacctgatggaaagcaacttccgtcgcccatggacactcgcagcatcagaagagctgcaagtgcgttgccggcctttcaagacggaacagggtaataggggagggtaaggatgggaagggaagggaatagggtaggggattgggcctccggtaaactcactcactcggcgaaacacagcgaaagcgctgtttcacgccggttttctgtgagaacgtggtatttctccggtcgagcc
This DNA window, taken from Aricia agestis chromosome 11, ilAriAges1.1, whole genome shotgun sequence, encodes the following:
- the LOC121731588 gene encoding malectin encodes the protein MSRWAIASAVIALSLFNSATGLGEIIYAINAGGPAHTDIYGIQYEKDPLQGRVGTASDYGKQLVMIGRVNPKDEILYQTERYHHSTFGYDIPAREDGDYVLVLKFSEVYFNAPNMKVFDVVLNGDHTIVADLDIFDKVGRGVAHDEYIPYSIRGGKLFYNDEESDIRGGKIKVEFIKGYRDNPKINALYVMRGSIDEVPKLPPIVWPETEAEEPREEIEEKSTKSRRASGPKQPDPYSMDDSSVLIPVFITIGAFIPLLFCLCKL